One window of the Archangium primigenium genome contains the following:
- a CDS encoding class I SAM-dependent methyltransferase — translation MKRMSLFEFEDFRWFPGGLRECLTLYIAALHRVLGTERILAPLLARALNAAATDRIVDLCSGGGGPLLPTTARLAADHGLRPSVTLTDLYPNTDAATRINAAGDSARVRYFPSPVDAGRVPDTLQGVRTVICGFHHMPPPVARRILQDAFEKRQALCVLEMSDNAHPRWLWWTAIPASILMVLLLTPFVRPLRLRQVLFTYALPVLPLIIAWDGAVSNARTYTEEDLRELLVGLAAPDYQWDIAHPRAPGAPATMLTLVGLPRTPRASAPVSR, via the coding sequence ATGAAGCGCATGTCGCTGTTCGAGTTCGAGGACTTCCGCTGGTTCCCGGGCGGCCTCCGGGAATGCCTGACGCTCTACATCGCCGCGCTGCACCGCGTGCTCGGCACCGAACGGATCCTGGCGCCCCTGCTGGCGCGGGCCCTGAATGCAGCGGCCACCGACCGGATCGTGGACCTCTGCTCCGGGGGCGGCGGACCCCTGCTGCCGACCACCGCACGGCTCGCGGCCGACCACGGTCTGCGGCCGAGCGTGACCCTCACCGACCTCTATCCGAACACGGACGCCGCCACGCGCATCAACGCGGCGGGGGATTCGGCGCGGGTCCGCTACTTCCCGAGCCCCGTCGACGCGGGTCGGGTCCCCGATACGCTCCAGGGCGTGCGGACCGTGATCTGCGGCTTCCACCACATGCCCCCGCCGGTCGCGCGTCGCATCCTCCAGGACGCCTTCGAGAAGCGGCAGGCGCTCTGCGTGCTCGAGATGAGCGACAACGCCCATCCGCGCTGGCTGTGGTGGACGGCCATCCCCGCCAGCATCCTGATGGTGCTCCTGCTGACGCCTTTCGTCCGCCCCCTGCGGTTGCGGCAGGTGCTGTTCACCTATGCGCTCCCCGTGCTCCCGCTGATCATCGCCTGGGACGGGGCGGTGTCGAACGCGCGCACGTACACCGAGGAGGATCTGCGGGAACTCCTGGTGGGGCTGGCGGCGCCGGACTACCAGTGGGACATCGCCCACCCGCGGGCGCCCGGTGCCCCCGCGACGATGCTCACCCTGGTGGGGCTGCCCCGCACCCCGCGGGCGTCTGCCCCGGTGAGCCGTTGA